ATCATAGTATAATATCTCAGAGCTTGAAGctctttcaacaacatAAAAAAAGCTCGCAACCAAATTTCGAAGAAACGTTTTGAAGAGCCACTCAAtaaaatggaaaaaaacGTTTTGTTTGAGTCGAAACTCTTGTTTATTGCATGGACGATTTCCTGTTTGGGGATTATTTCTTAACCACGTTATCGAATTCAGTTTAATTCTGTTGGCAAAGTCATTAACTGAAAAGGAATCTTCCTTGGAAGACAGGAGAAACTTCGATATATTCTTAAAGGCCATCcttttgttgaatttgtcaCCAAATAGTTCCAGTGGAAAAATTGTGTCGCAAATGACAAGTACAAATTTTACgactttcttcttttctaGTGCATAGTCAAAATTATCTGAACATCTCTCCCTCTTTGGTGAACATATCGAGTCGTATATATACATGTACTTGCAGCGGGAATGTTTATAATAAATTCTGTTGCACAACTCTCTGGCCTTTTCAAGATTAGGATCAAACTCAGATCCTCTGACAAGCATTATCCTTATTAATTGTAAGGGAGTCTCCGGAATTGGCGATAACTTTTGCCTAAACCGTAGTAAATTTCGCAAACGAAAAGTCTGAGAATTCCTTGAGTTCTTGTTCGAAGGTACCTCGTCCAGAGGGCCAAACAATTGTATAAAAGTTGAATCATGAGGCATGCAACCTTTGTAGTTGATAAGCAAATCAATAAAGAGAGGGCTCCCCATGGACTCGTGGAGAATTCTCCATTCACTTGATTTCAGCACATTCACTTGAAAGCTACTTGCCTCGCAGTAATACTCAGCCCCGACCGATTCTCCGGCTTTATAACCAATTGAAACACAATGTTGTTTGTTTGCTTTGATCAATTGCTTGATGACATAATCTATGATCTCGTTATGGctcaattgatcaagttcGTTGTCCAGTCTAACGTTAATGTCCACTGGGCAATGCTCCACTTCAACATTCAAAAATCGTTTCAATTGGCTACTTTGAAATCCCCTAAGAACTATATCCCTCTCATCAAGCCACCTTTTCAGCAACATTAGAATTAGCAATTTTTGCGTAACATATGGCTTGTTTATCAAATTGGCGTCTTGAGAACAATCTCTCAACAAGATAGGCGCGTTACGTAATCGCTGAAATTTATTATCTGGAATATTTTCTGTTGTTACATGACGACACCTACATGAAGGAATCTCCACACAAGATAGACTTTAAAGATGGAATATTTGATAACTGTTTACAAAAGTTAATTAAAGATGGGATAGGGCAGGAAAATATGAATATGCAGGAAGTCTGGGTTATGGAAATCAACCCAAAAGACTCCTCAAAGGTGAATGGCATGCTAAGggaactgaaaaatttccatTTATTGCCTTTCCTaaagaagtttcaaaaaaggaCAGTTGAATCTGAAACAGGAAATAGCACTGTGTTGGATGTTTTGATCggagaaacttcaaaactACAATCAGAGGAGGAAGTGAATGCATTGCTTAAAGTAGACGGAAAACTACGAAGGGTTAACGTTCCGTCAAACTATCCACCAACAAAGGAATTATGTACTGAGTGGTCAAAGATTTGGCCAATCGTTTGGAAGGGTAACCCGATAGTTCAAGAGTTGAATAGTATACGGCTTGATATCCAGGAAATAAGTGAAAACTTGAGGAAGATAAGTGAGCTATCAGTTTCTCcacctttgaaagatgagtTGCCAATTTTCACAATGGTAGCCGATCGAAAGGGCAAGGTCTTGACTATCAAACAGGATGAGCGTAAAAATCATCAACTCCATCATAGTACAATGTTAGCGATCAGAGATGTTGCCAAATTGCAACAGAACGACCCCAAAAGTTATCTCTTGTTAGACTGTGTTATATATACCACTCATGAGCCGTGTCCAATGTGCTGTATGGCTTTGCTGCACTCACGGATTGAACGTCTcgtatttttgaaagacatGACCACTGGTGGTTTGAAGTTTCATGAGGGATACGGTTACGGAATTCAAACGGCTTGCACTTTAAACTGGAAATTTGATGCTTACCGGTGGTGTGGAGACGAAATCCCTGTTGGTATAGTGGATGATTTGGCCTATGCATAACCGTCTCTCATTGACAATCCATGATTTTTGTTTCTACACTTTTCAGCGACTCCACTACTTCATCAATAGAATCTAGAAAATCAATATTACCATACTTGAGGTCACTCAGTTGGTCCACCATATTTTCGATTTCGCCAAGTTTATAATCGCACTGTTTTTGTAACTGATCAATTTCCTGGTCAAATCCCTCTTCTACAGATCTCAAATGATCAACGACATTTTCCAGAGCTGAAATAAAAATGGTCTTGTTAATCTCCATATCTGAATCTCTCAGAATATCTACACTTGACGGAGTATCAATGGTACCTGGATCTTTGTCAAGGCTGGTTTTGATTGCCTGCAGGTCCGTATTCTTCTGGTCTCGGAGCGATTCATAGAGCAAGTTAATGACTGAAGGATTCAGTCCCCGGCAGTTCTTTTTTGCAAGTCCAGTGAATTTGTTTCTGCTTATtatatcttcaaaagaagacttTGAGAGCAGAAACTCCTTCACAATGTCAGACATTTTGGTGATCAAGATTTGTTTATGAGAAAGATTATCATACTCGCGTATTCGTATTTCGATATGTGTTATATATTTATGGTGGTTTATAATATAAATAATATATTTTATAATACAGTGCTAACATAGCTCACAATCTCAAGCCGTCATCGTCATACTTACGACGGGTGGCCCTTCTCTTGTTTCTATCCTCTCCATGTCTCATACTTTCCCTTTTCATTCTTCTGATATTTCTCTCACGTTCAATCTCCCTCTTCTCGATCTCCCATTGAGATAAGAACTCCACCCGTGGAGTCCATTTTTCTCCAGCATCCTTATCATAACG
This window of the Komagataella phaffii GS115 chromosome 2, complete sequence genome carries:
- a CDS encoding Subunit of tRNA-specific adenosine-34 deaminase yields the protein MKESPHKIDFKDGIFDNCLQKLIKDGIGQENMNMQEVWVMEINPKDSSKVNGMLRELKNFHLLPFLKKFQKRTVESETGNSTVLDVLIGETSKLQSEEEVNALLKVDGKLRRVNVPSNYPPTKELCTEWSKIWPIVWKGNPIVQELNSIRLDIQEISENLRKISELSVSPPLKDELPIFTMVADRKGKVLTIKQDERKNHQLHHSTMLAIRDVAKLQQNDPKSYLLLDCVIYTTHEPCPMCCMALLHSRIERLVFLKDMTTGGLKFHEGYGYGIQTACTLNWKFDAYRWCGDEIPVGIVDDLAYA